GAGACCCCGCCCACATCCACCGAGTGAGTCCGTTCCATTGTTTTGCCCATCCTCGTTCGAGCCCCTGGCAGAGTCAGAAGAAGACTCCTAATTGCACTCCCTGAAAAGGagtggattttttttttttatcgttaaatttggttaatttgtatttataaaatatattcatacatacataggcacTTACGCCGAGCTTCACTTTAGAGTGCGAACGGTGAGGAAAACTCCAACGGTGATGCATCTGCgcctgtaaaatataaaaaaaaaaaaaaaatctaaaattaacTCTTGCGCGAACTATGCTCACATATTTACCTAATTTGAATTTACGCATTTATATCGCCCCTTACCACCcccagagagctctttaggTAGGGTAAGGTAGAATTAAGCGATTTAATACATACAATATACAATACGTGACATACCCAGTTTTAAGTAATTGTGCGGGCCATTGTTCCTAAATCGGGGCAACGATTGCCTCTAAAGTGCCTCATTGCGCGTTTCTTTTGCGGCGACTAGCAATATCCTTGTAGTGTTTCGTCGTCTGTTCCATtcagtgttgtaaaaaaataaaaaaaattaattctaTAAGTTAAGAGAAAAATTTAGGAATTAATGCGCTGTGTCAATTAGTATAAGTATATGCAGCAGTAATACACACCTGTGAAGTTAATGAATTATCCGCTTGCATGAGATCCTAAACAGCTGCAAGATAAATGCCATAAGCAatgattatgattgttatacattttaagaAAACGCAACCAATTATACGCACCTATTGAAAGAAATCATGTCCGgctaaaataatattgctgGGGAGAGTGGGCATTATGGCCGACACGGGCTAATATAGGCCATTTGGTGGCCAAAATGAGGGAGACGAGTGGAGGTGATCGTCTCATGGTAGGGCGGGTACGCTGGGTCCGGAACCGGGGCCCGATCTGGAAGAGTAAGGTGGAtaaatagtgtttttttttgttaatttatattgagtgtcttacctttgttgtttacattttcatagttgttacagctgtgtattttgttcatgagttAGTAGTTCCGAAtatttgttatcgattatgcGGTTCATTTTGAGTAGTGTTGTGTGAGTCTATTTTGCTACAGACGTGTAgctttgttgttatcgattgtgcggACTGCGGGCCAGGGATGGGACCACACCCAGAGAATCCGATGAGCCAGCCGGCGCGGCCCACTGAGAAACAAGCAGTTCCgtaacaaaattatatattatttttgggaCATACATGTTTAAAAATAGCGATGTGACCAATGTGAACCAATTGTTATTATCGGTTCTAAAAATCGTGCaatcaaaaatatgtaatgtgTGTGTCGAATTTATGTAGGAATCCATCTGGATTTATTTGGGATTTTTTAGTGCATTCCAAAACAACTGATTCTTTTCTTggcaaatacataaaaaatgtcggataaacaaatattaaatgtcCAACCAAACACCAAATAAAGATTTATATAAAGTTTTATATGTTGcagcttaaaaaaatattcaacataACATTGAAGCGAGCTGAAAGCAAAGAAAAGGtattaatattgatttttgcataTCCTCTGTTGGtgaaaaatggaaaagaattcaactaaatattatattatatcgaAAAATTGAATGGTGATCAAAGAAAGTGATTTCAGTCTACAGTAAATAGTTGTTTGTTAACTACGTGCGCCAGTATAGATAATCGAAAAATAAAGTggatacacataaatatacaaatatgcatatacatatgcgcaTATGTATCTCATAAAATGTGTATCTCATGAAttaaaacacatacacacatacacatttgaACATGCATCTGATTAATGACAAACTTTGAGATTAAGCTTTTAAATCttcaatttttgaatttaaaaacgAAGATTCTATAAAAAGTTTTAACTATTTGCGAACATTATTATGAAACATAATGTAAATGATAACAgagtttatcaaaatatttttactacCCGTTACAGAAAATTAACGTCGGTAAACGCAATTTTTTTTGGAACTCTGGTCATTCATAATTTAAACAGAATTATGGTATCCCTACAAGGCATAATTTTTGTCCACTTGGGTCTAATACTGATTATTGGACTCGGTTCTACCGTGTCTACCGGGACTTCTAATGAAAATGAGGACGAGTATCTAATACAACGAGGTGTGTGTTATTtactaatttatttttacctTCACTAATTTTGTTAAAAGAAATGTTAATTACTCTattttgtacatttatttaatttcttgaaAAAGTTTGTAATTGTCGTTGCTAGTGTTAATgtgtttattatgtttttatttccctcgattatagaatatatattggaAAAGTCGTATCATGGATTGATTCGAGAAAATGAGACTCTTGTGGAAATAACGCCATTAATTAAAGTTGACGAAGAGAAAATTTGCAGCTTTCGCATTTTAAAGAAGCCATATCACGAAATTCCGTTCCAGGTGAGTGTTTATAATCAAAGGACAACAGAAATCAAAATTGTTGTAAGGAGTCGTTATCACAGAATATGGTCAACCAATACAAACCTACATTTATAGATTGAACTGGtcaacaacctggcaatattaaaAGCACGCCACACACTCAACTGCGAGAAACGTAAAAGCTACCACTTTGAAATTGTTGCCATATATTGCGACGGAACGCCATCAAATTCAGCCAACGTGCACATAACAGTCATCGATATCAATGAATATGCTCCGACCTTCTTGCAGCCATCATATGTGACCGAAGTTGACGAGGGTAAACTGTATAATGAAATCATTCGAGTCGAAGCAGCTGACAAAGACTGCACACCGCTTTTTGGCGACGTTTGCAAATACGAGATATTAAATAGCGATGAACCATTTACTATCGACAACGAGGGCTCCGTAAAGAACACTGAACCCTTGTTGCATAAGGTTTCCCATAATCATATACTTTCTGTTGTGGCCTATGACTGTGCCATGAAGGAGTCGACGCCCATAATGGTCAGCATCAAGGTTCGACGTGTGTGCGATGCCAAATTCTTAGGTATACCCGAACGCATTGATTATGCTGTAAGTACACACTTCTTTCCCCAACTAATTCAGCTTCACTTCTTAGCCATATGGCAAgccttaaaaaaaatgaatatctTCAGCCACCGGCACATTTGCGCTTTACGATCTACAttgatttttatgcttttaGTCCGGCAGCACCGATAATTTACAGCTTTTTCCAAATGCCTATTTACGATCCATATTGAATTTATACTTTCAGTCTGGTAGCACTGATAGCTTACAGTTATTTCCAAATGCTCGATTGGATCTATGCAATATATTATGCAGCACAGATGATCTCAACATTCACGCAGCGGTTGCGCTTAAGGTGAGTgcattttttctatattattttactatttttgtttatttatgtatgtataataaCGCACGCTTACCAATACGCGAAGACCAAGCACATATCATTCGGATGCGATCGAGATATATCCAACTGTTCAACGAGCACAAACCTAAGGGATCTTCTGCCTCGTGGTGCCGACTGGACCAAAGAACTGAGCTATGACGAAGGCCCCGAGCCCATATTTCATTTTGACAGTTCCGCTGGCGTCGTAGTGCCCGCTGGCTTTATTGGACACCTCGATTTCTCGCTACGTCCGTTTAGCATTGTGACCATTTTCCGTCATGGCAGCCAAAGCTCATCGAATAAGCATGTCAAGGAGCACATCGTGTGCAGCGCGGACGATCATAAAATGAATCGCCATCATATGGCGCTTTTCGTACGCAATTGCCGCCTGATACTGTTGCTCCGCAAGAACTTCAATGAGGGCGACTTGAATATATTTAGCCCGGCGGAGTGGCGCTGGAAGATACCACAGGTGTGCGACAATGAATGGCATTATTATGTTATCAACGTCGATCAGTCGTCCAAGGTGGAGCTCTTCATTGATGGAGTACAGTTCGAGAGCTCTGTTGAGGACCGTCACGCTAACCCAGAGGTTATTGACGATTGGCCTCTACACGCGGCACATGGAGTTAATACGACATTGGCAGTTGGTGCCTGTTATCAGAGCTCCGAAAATCGGCTAAAGCACGGATTTAATGGCGATATCTCAGAAGTAAAACTTTCTGTTGACGGTATACTCTCAGTTGAAGATATTAAATGTGGCACCAGCTGCGCCGAACATTTGCTTCCGTCGAGCGAATTGCAATTGGAACAACCAGACGATTCGGCAGAATTTCAAGTGCAGGTCAACACAAAAATGAACGAGATATACATTGAAGCTCAGAGCAAGCACAAGATTGAGCAATTGATGCGAAAGATTCAAtacattaatattaaaaagaacCCCACCATAGGTCGCAGGAATATTGAAGTTCGCACGACAATGATGTGCACTAATCAGAGTGCCATACGCCTGCCCACAATCGAGACCTACATCATGGTTAATGATCCCATTCAACCAGTGGGTATAGCCGACTCGACCGTTTCGAGTGACAAACTGGCGGATAATAAGTCTGACAAACTTAAGCCGCAAAATCAACGCGATAAATTTACTTCTCAGAACGCGCACACGTTAAGCAAGATTGCAATTtctggtatatatataattcaaatatgtTAGTTCTTGTTAATTCATGAATTATTTTTAGGAACCCAAAACAAATTAGTCTCCTATCAAGAAATCAAAGTGGGCGTACATATATTGGATAGAATTCACATTGGACGCTCTACAGATAATAAGAATGTTACCCCAAACGACAATCTCGATTCATGCAGTGTGATTGTTTTCCCATCTTTGAATCCCGATCACGAAGAAATTCAAATAGATGGCGATGAGTCGTTATCATCGACAATGGACATAAGAACGAACATTAACAAGGATGGCGTCGAAATGATTGGAACCGATTCGATTCGCAGCTATCTCAGCGTATTGCGTGCTCTCGTTTATAGCAACAAAAAGCCAGCCTATTATCTGAACCGTGTGTTCAAGCTTGCTTGCTCGCAGCTTTCCTCTCAAATTAAGAATATCGAGTATACGCTTACCCTGACCGTCTTGCATCCGAAGCAATCGTCAAAGACAACAAATGCACCATCTGTATCTATGTCAGTAACCAGTGCCGAGGGAAATGACAACTTTTTGGGAATCTACCACAATGGTGGTGGCCTAAGTGAGAGTAAGGATCAAGGTGCACAAGGtacatttcttttttgcttCGTGATAAAATGATTTCATAACTTAAGATGGCccatatttttcttcttttttcagATACGAAATTTTTCTCAAACTCCTTACTCCATTCCAATGATGTACAGGAACCCAAGTCACACGTACACTCTATCGTACACAAAGGTTAGCTTTTTCCACAAATGATAAATttgacaaatttatttaactatttatcTGTTTTCAGCTGAAGCTTCGCATCCAACAATGCTGATAATCTTAATATGTGTTTTTCTTGTCATATTGCTCTGTGGCGTTTCGATTGCAAGGctaaaaaataaccaaaagtATATGGACCGACATCAGCCTTGCCCCAAGGTAAGCACCCAATAGACTTTACTGGATCGTGGTCATAGGAAATACTACAAATAATAGTTTAAATTcatcttttataaataatttatttgatatatacTAATTTTGGATAGAGATCAAATTTAGCATGCAATTTCTttattgaatataaatattaacgGCGTGAAATATTTTCTGTAGAATAgtcaattataaataaaaaaaataattggtTCAAGGATATGTATGACTCAAAACCCGTTCTGATTCTATTATTTAAACAGTAATTTAACAACATAGTCTCtctatttacatttatatttagaaTTAAAACTGGACTGAAAGGTGTAAAGATGTTATATTTCGGCATCCTGAAgttaactttttttatttggtgttattcatatttttttttgtatttcaggTCGCTGATGAAGGTTTAATTTGGGATGATTCTGCGTTGACTATAACTATAAATCCAATGCAAACCGATGCCGCTTCTGAGGAAAGCTCGGACTCTGAGAATACTGATTCGGAAGATGAAGAAGGTAAgttctatatacatattaatcGAATTATATTCAGTAGATTTAACAGTTTATACTTTGTCTTTAGTAATTAAAGATGGATTTGCACACATCAACCAGCTTGAATGGGACAACACCAATATGTTTTCATCGGCGAACTAATATGGATGTGTGTCGTTTAtcaataaaagttaaaattaattatatgtaaatgtgCTTTTAATATCTGAATCACA
The Drosophila virilis strain 15010-1051.87 chromosome 6, Dvir_AGI_RSII-ME, whole genome shotgun sequence DNA segment above includes these coding regions:
- the Cals gene encoding calsyntenin-1 isoform X2 is translated as MVSLQGIIFVHLGLILIIGLGSTVSTGTSNENEDEYLIQREYILEKSYHGLIRENETLVEITPLIKVDEEKICSFRILKKPYHEIPFQIELVNNLAILKARHTLNCEKRKSYHFEIVAIYCDGTPSNSANVHITVIDINEYAPTFLQPSYVTEVDEGKLYNEIIRVEAADKDCTPLFGDVCKYEILNSDEPFTIDNEGSVKNTEPLLHKVSHNHILSVVAYDCAMKESTPIMVSIKVRRVCDAKFLGIPERIDYASGSTDSLQLFPNARLDLCNILCSTDDLNIHAAVALKTKHISFGCDRDISNCSTSTNLRDLLPRGADWTKELSYDEGPEPIFHFDSSAGVVVPAGFIGHLDFSLRPFSIVTIFRHGSQSSSNKHVKEHIVCSADDHKMNRHHMALFVRNCRLILLLRKNFNEGDLNIFSPAEWRWKIPQVCDNEWHYYVINVDQSSKVELFIDGVQFESSVEDRHANPEVIDDWPLHAAHGVNTTLAVGACYQSSENRLKHGFNGDISEVKLSVDGILSVEDIKCGTSCAEHLLPSSELQLEQPDDSAEFQVQVNTKMNEIYIEAQSKHKIEQLMRKIQYINIKKNPTIGRRNIEVRTTMMCTNQSAIRLPTIETYIMVNDPIQPVGIADSTVSSDKLADNKSDKLKPQNQRDKFTSQNAHTLSKIAISGTQNKLVSYQEIKVGVHILDRIHIGRSTDNKNVTPNDNLDSCSVIVFPSLNPDHEEIQIDGDESLSSTMDIRTNINKDGVEMIGTDSIRSYLSVLRALVYSNKKPAYYLNRVFKLACSQLSSQIKNIEYTLTLTVLHPKQSSKTTNAPSVSMSVTSAEGNDNFLGIYHNGGGLSESKDQGAQDTKFFSNSLLHSNDVQEPKSHVHSIVHKAEASHPTMLIILICVFLVILLCGVSIARLKNNQKYMDRHQPCPKVADEGLIWDDSALTITINPMQTDAASEESSDSENTDSEDEEVIKDGFAHINQLEWDNTNMFSSAN
- the Cals gene encoding calsyntenin-1 isoform X1, with the protein product MVIKESDFSLQKLTSVNAIFFGTLVIHNLNRIMVSLQGIIFVHLGLILIIGLGSTVSTGTSNENEDEYLIQREYILEKSYHGLIRENETLVEITPLIKVDEEKICSFRILKKPYHEIPFQIELVNNLAILKARHTLNCEKRKSYHFEIVAIYCDGTPSNSANVHITVIDINEYAPTFLQPSYVTEVDEGKLYNEIIRVEAADKDCTPLFGDVCKYEILNSDEPFTIDNEGSVKNTEPLLHKVSHNHILSVVAYDCAMKESTPIMVSIKVRRVCDAKFLGIPERIDYASGSTDSLQLFPNARLDLCNILCSTDDLNIHAAVALKTKHISFGCDRDISNCSTSTNLRDLLPRGADWTKELSYDEGPEPIFHFDSSAGVVVPAGFIGHLDFSLRPFSIVTIFRHGSQSSSNKHVKEHIVCSADDHKMNRHHMALFVRNCRLILLLRKNFNEGDLNIFSPAEWRWKIPQVCDNEWHYYVINVDQSSKVELFIDGVQFESSVEDRHANPEVIDDWPLHAAHGVNTTLAVGACYQSSENRLKHGFNGDISEVKLSVDGILSVEDIKCGTSCAEHLLPSSELQLEQPDDSAEFQVQVNTKMNEIYIEAQSKHKIEQLMRKIQYINIKKNPTIGRRNIEVRTTMMCTNQSAIRLPTIETYIMVNDPIQPVGIADSTVSSDKLADNKSDKLKPQNQRDKFTSQNAHTLSKIAISGTQNKLVSYQEIKVGVHILDRIHIGRSTDNKNVTPNDNLDSCSVIVFPSLNPDHEEIQIDGDESLSSTMDIRTNINKDGVEMIGTDSIRSYLSVLRALVYSNKKPAYYLNRVFKLACSQLSSQIKNIEYTLTLTVLHPKQSSKTTNAPSVSMSVTSAEGNDNFLGIYHNGGGLSESKDQGAQDTKFFSNSLLHSNDVQEPKSHVHSIVHKAEASHPTMLIILICVFLVILLCGVSIARLKNNQKYMDRHQPCPKVADEGLIWDDSALTITINPMQTDAASEESSDSENTDSEDEEVIKDGFAHINQLEWDNTNMFSSAN